In one Silene latifolia isolate original U9 population chromosome 10, ASM4854445v1, whole genome shotgun sequence genomic region, the following are encoded:
- the LOC141607257 gene encoding non-functional pseudokinase ZED1-like yields SGKYQIFSGNEENFNKNGATLLEERIYLFNGRTNFIYCFSVDEINSMLVDKDQIIGRPTQYLNTLRGVKGIGNKIGESTYYHYHYNTHYNTFGCHEIAVATEMGTHTNVHRLIGCCLHIMYPILVYEWEEKGTLESRIINDEGESKETLEWKDRLSIAWEIAHAVAYLQTAFDRPIVHRNLKPANVFLDQDDSVKLSDFRLSISIPVGKKYVEEVVRGTIGYIALEYFKSSRVAESSDVFAFGTILLVLVTGKSHSTFAQSN; encoded by the exons AGTGGTAAATATCAGATTTTCAGTGGAAATGAAGAAAATTTTAATAAGAATGGAGCAACGCTACTAGAGGAGAGGATTTACTTGTTTAATGGCAGGACCAATTTCATATACTGCTTCTCAGTTGACGAAATCAACTCTATGCTTGTAGACAAAGATCAGATAATTGGGCGACCTACTCAGTATTTGAACACTTTAAGAGGT GTTAAAGGTATTGGTAATAAAATTGGGGAATCTacttattatcattatcattataatACTCATTATAATACGTTCGGGTGTCACGAAATTGCAGTAGCCACAGAAATGGGTACTCATACGAATGTCCATAGGCTTATAGGGTGTTGTCTCCACATAATGTATCCTATTTTGGTTTATGAGTGGGAAGAAAAGGGAACTCTTGAGAGTCGGATAATCAATGACGAGGGGGAAAGCAAAGAGACACTTGAGTGGAAGGATAGGCTAAGTATTGCGTGGGAGATTGCTCATGCAGTTGCCTATTTGCAAACAGCTTTTGACAGGCCTATCGTACACAGAAACTTGAAACCTGCAAATGTATTCTTAGACCAAGACGATTCTGTCAAATTATCAGACTTTAGATTGTCTATTTCAATTCCAGTAGGTAAAAAGTATGTGGAAGAGGTCGTAAGAGGGACAATTGGCTATATTGCACTTGAGTATTTTAAGTCGAGCAGGGTGGCAGAGAGTTCTGATGTTTTTGCTTTTGGTACGATTCTTCTTGTACTCGTGACAGGGAAATCCCATTCCACCTTCGCTCAATCAAACTAA